The Calditrichota bacterium genome window below encodes:
- a CDS encoding ferredoxin family protein, whose protein sequence is MPHIVTRLCRDCKHTACVTVCPVDCFYVVKTPTAELPDQLYISPEECIDCRACIPECPWEAIYEDVDLPEIFKDDVALNQRSDSDRVLFQPAEEIPNENPTEDEVAANKRKWGFEGEG, encoded by the coding sequence ATGCCGCACATCGTTACGCGCCTCTGCCGGGACTGCAAGCATACCGCCTGTGTGACGGTCTGCCCGGTCGATTGCTTCTACGTCGTCAAGACACCGACCGCGGAATTACCCGACCAACTCTACATCTCGCCTGAGGAGTGTATCGACTGCCGGGCTTGCATCCCGGAGTGCCCGTGGGAAGCTATCTACGAAGACGTCGATCTGCCCGAAATCTTCAAGGACGACGTCGCGCTTAACCAGCGGAGCGACAGCGACCGGGTCCTCTTTCAGCCGGCGGAGGAGATTCCCAACGAGAACCCGACTGAGGACGAGGTGGCCGCCAACAAGCGGAAGTGGGGCTTTGAAGGAGAAGGGTGA